A genomic segment from Pseudomonas sessilinigenes encodes:
- a CDS encoding electron transfer flavoprotein subunit alpha/FixB family protein, translating into MTILVIAEHDNKALAQATLNTVAAAAKIGGDIHVLVAGQGVGAVAEAAAKVAGVAKVLVADNAAYAHQLPENVAPLVAELGAGYSHILAAATSNGKNILPRVAAQLDVDQISEIISVESADTFKRPIYAGNAIATVQSTAAVKVITVRATGFDAVAAEGGSAAVETVGAVHDAGKSSFVGEELAKSDRPELTAAKIVVSGGRGMQNGDNFKHLYALADKLGAAVGASRAAVDAGFVPNDMQVGQTGKIVAPQLYIAVGISGAIQHLAGMKDSKVIVAINKDEEAPIFQVADYGLVADLFEAVPELEKLV; encoded by the coding sequence ATGACTATCTTGGTAATCGCTGAACACGATAACAAAGCGCTGGCCCAGGCCACCCTGAACACCGTGGCCGCTGCTGCCAAAATCGGTGGCGACATTCACGTGCTGGTGGCCGGTCAAGGCGTTGGCGCCGTGGCCGAGGCTGCTGCCAAAGTCGCTGGCGTGGCCAAGGTGCTGGTAGCCGACAACGCTGCCTATGCGCACCAACTGCCGGAAAACGTCGCACCGCTGGTTGCCGAGCTGGGCGCTGGCTACAGCCACATCCTGGCTGCCGCCACTTCCAACGGCAAGAACATCCTGCCGCGGGTTGCTGCCCAGCTGGACGTCGACCAGATCTCCGAGATCATCTCGGTAGAAAGCGCCGACACCTTCAAGCGTCCGATCTATGCCGGTAACGCCATTGCTACCGTGCAGTCCACTGCTGCGGTCAAGGTCATCACCGTGCGCGCCACCGGCTTCGACGCCGTTGCCGCCGAAGGTGGTTCGGCTGCGGTGGAAACCGTTGGTGCGGTCCACGATGCCGGTAAGTCGAGCTTCGTCGGCGAAGAGCTGGCCAAGTCCGATCGTCCTGAGCTGACCGCTGCCAAGATCGTCGTTTCCGGCGGCCGCGGCATGCAGAACGGCGACAACTTCAAGCACCTGTACGCCCTGGCCGACAAGCTGGGCGCTGCGGTCGGCGCTTCCCGCGCGGCCGTGGACGCAGGCTTCGTGCCTAACGACATGCAGGTCGGCCAGACCGGCAAGATCGTCGCGCCACAGCTGTACATCGCCGTTGGTATCTCCGGCGCGATCCAGCACCTGGCGGGCATGAAGGACTCCAAGGTGATCGTCGCGATCAACAAGGACGAAGAGGCGCCCATCTTCCAGGTGGCCGACTACGGCCTGGTGGCTGACCTGTTCGAAGCGGTACCTGAGCTGGAGAAGCTGGTCTAA
- a CDS encoding substrate-binding periplasmic protein, which translates to MDLRRVSGWPVLLGMLLCSSQGMAAGKCERLVVTGSPDAPPYLWRDPQDPKHLMGASADLLQQVAGELGLKVELLYAGKRSEALEEVRSGRMDMLADAPLTINELESLDYIHPALVLNDYLVWTRKDSTLAYTQLADLHGRTGAVSEKARLTQPFVALAKEHLQLKHLPNLTQVFQKLLLGEVDYVLAPRYAGMTMAQSLGMAADLVAFPQPIDKSGLFLALSHNSACNDPWLRGQLAKKMTELPASGLTEALLQRNLERWKAQLQQPVSSPKP; encoded by the coding sequence ATGGATCTGCGCCGCGTGAGTGGCTGGCCAGTACTGTTGGGCATGTTGCTGTGCTCGTCGCAGGGGATGGCTGCGGGCAAGTGCGAGCGGCTGGTAGTGACCGGCAGTCCCGATGCGCCACCTTACCTATGGCGCGATCCACAGGACCCCAAGCACCTGATGGGGGCCAGTGCCGACCTGCTGCAACAGGTGGCAGGGGAGTTGGGCCTCAAGGTGGAGTTGCTGTATGCCGGCAAACGCTCCGAAGCCCTGGAGGAGGTGCGTAGTGGGCGCATGGACATGCTGGCCGATGCACCGCTGACCATCAATGAACTGGAGTCCCTGGACTACATCCATCCGGCGCTGGTGCTGAACGACTACCTGGTCTGGACTCGCAAGGACTCGACCCTGGCCTATACCCAATTGGCGGACTTGCATGGGCGTACTGGCGCTGTGTCGGAAAAGGCTCGCCTGACGCAGCCCTTCGTGGCGCTGGCCAAGGAGCACCTGCAACTCAAGCACCTGCCAAACCTGACCCAGGTCTTCCAGAAGCTGCTGCTGGGCGAAGTGGACTATGTGCTGGCGCCGCGTTATGCCGGTATGACCATGGCCCAGTCCCTGGGAATGGCGGCGGACCTGGTCGCGTTTCCCCAACCTATCGACAAGTCAGGGCTGTTCCTGGCGTTGTCCCACAACTCGGCTTGCAATGACCCATGGTTGCGCGGACAGCTGGCAAAAAAGATGACAGAATTGCCCGCGTCCGGTCTGACGGAGGCCCTGTTGCAGCGCAATCTGGAGCGCTGGAAAGCCCAGTTGCAGCAACCCGTCAGCAGCCCCAAACCGTAG
- a CDS encoding DUF4398 domain-containing protein, whose translation MTIRPLFAALAFLAMAGCASDPAPNEQMRLTARALEQAKAVGATAEQVPELKLAEEKFSRAQGNMQDESYKKARVRAEQAELDARLAEAKVLTQKSQEQVNVLNTRITRLRKQLGDAQ comes from the coding sequence GTGACTATTCGACCTCTTTTTGCTGCCTTGGCCTTTCTGGCCATGGCCGGTTGTGCATCCGATCCGGCCCCCAACGAGCAGATGCGTCTGACTGCCCGGGCCCTGGAGCAGGCCAAGGCTGTGGGTGCTACGGCCGAGCAGGTGCCGGAATTGAAACTGGCCGAAGAAAAGTTTTCCCGAGCCCAGGGCAATATGCAGGATGAGTCCTACAAGAAAGCCCGGGTACGAGCCGAGCAGGCCGAGCTGGATGCGCGCCTGGCCGAAGCCAAGGTGCTGACCCAGAAGAGCCAGGAGCAGGTGAACGTACTCAACACCCGCATCACTCGCCTGCGCAAGCAACTGGGGGATGCCCAATGA
- a CDS encoding OmpA family protein, which translates to MKISKPVFGSALLWVCASLVGCAGQQSEEALQQAYNDFQKVKEDSNVLRSAPKDVIRAGESLARADRLSSYWGSGSDVEHYAYLSRRYSEIAREHTEQMLNQERAAKLELERQRLQLALREAKLSSVQQQGKWLEEQILSMATTHTDRGLVMTLGDVLFDTGEAELNNSSNRIVLKVAQFLQLNPKRVVRIEGYTDNTGERQNNLQLSRDRAQAVADVLVDLGVDEKRIQVEGYGDDYPVEANASERGRAQNRRVEIVFSDEKGQLGAAR; encoded by the coding sequence ATGAAGATTTCCAAACCGGTATTTGGCAGTGCCCTGCTGTGGGTCTGCGCCAGCCTGGTGGGCTGTGCCGGCCAGCAGAGCGAGGAAGCCCTGCAACAGGCCTACAACGACTTCCAGAAGGTCAAGGAGGACTCCAATGTCCTGCGCAGCGCGCCCAAGGATGTGATCCGCGCCGGTGAATCACTGGCCCGTGCCGATCGTCTTTCAAGCTATTGGGGCAGTGGCAGCGACGTTGAGCATTACGCCTATCTCAGCCGCCGCTACAGTGAGATTGCCCGGGAACACACCGAGCAGATGCTCAACCAGGAGCGCGCAGCCAAGCTCGAGCTGGAGCGCCAGCGCCTGCAACTGGCATTGCGCGAGGCCAAGCTGAGCAGCGTGCAACAGCAAGGGAAGTGGCTGGAGGAGCAGATCCTCAGCATGGCCACTACCCATACCGACCGTGGCCTGGTGATGACACTGGGCGACGTGTTGTTCGATACCGGTGAAGCGGAGCTCAACAACTCCTCCAATCGCATCGTGCTCAAGGTGGCGCAGTTCCTCCAGCTCAACCCCAAGCGCGTGGTGCGCATCGAGGGATACACCGATAACACCGGCGAGCGCCAGAACAACCTGCAGCTGTCTCGTGATCGCGCCCAAGCTGTTGCCGATGTGCTGGTGGACCTGGGGGTCGATGAAAAACGCATCCAGGTCGAGGGTTATGGTGACGACTACCCGGTGGAGGCCAACGCCTCCGAGCGTGGTCGGGCCCAGAACCGGCGAGTGGAAATCGTCTTTTCCGATGAAAAGGGCCAGCTCGGCGCCGCTCGCTGA
- a CDS encoding PLP-dependent aminotransferase family protein, with protein sequence MTNLLLYQRIAQQLAEDIRRGVYQPGERVPSVRKMSSQLNVSHATVLQAYANLEDQGLIRARPQSGYYVHQTPALTAPTPDIARVERPGLVTRSSIIQQVLVESRREGVFPLGAAVPSVDYLPVRALHQQLAKVTRFHSPRAFSYMFSPGFEPLRRQVAIRMRDAGVVVDPSEVVITHGCVDALQMSLRVLTRPGDLIAAESPTYYGLLQLADLLGLKVIEIPSDPSTGMSLEALQLAANQWSIKALVLTTRLSNPLGGTMPEERQKQLLRLASDFDIQVVEDDIYGELMFEVGRTKALKAYDRLDRVIYCSSFSKTLSPGVRIGWMIAGKYQQEIQRLQTFSTHSACSVTQMAVAAYLENGGYDRHLRFIRQEYRKNLSAFQLAVQQYFPEGTQITRPTGGFILWVSLPGRVNTQELHVRALQQGISIAPGLIFSNTEQFNHCVRLNCGTPWNREAERALMTLGMLASQLCQEATGAF encoded by the coding sequence ATGACCAATCTCTTGCTCTATCAACGTATCGCTCAGCAATTGGCTGAGGATATTCGCCGTGGTGTCTATCAGCCGGGGGAGCGCGTACCGTCGGTACGCAAGATGAGTTCGCAGCTCAATGTCAGCCATGCCACGGTGCTCCAGGCCTACGCTAACCTCGAAGACCAGGGGCTGATCCGGGCGCGGCCGCAGTCGGGTTACTACGTGCACCAGACGCCAGCGCTGACGGCACCGACGCCGGACATTGCCCGGGTCGAACGGCCTGGGCTGGTCACCCGTAGCAGTATCATCCAGCAGGTGTTGGTGGAGTCGCGTCGCGAAGGGGTTTTCCCCTTGGGAGCCGCGGTGCCCAGTGTCGACTACCTGCCGGTGCGGGCGTTGCACCAGCAACTGGCCAAGGTCACCCGGTTTCATAGTCCTCGGGCGTTCAGCTACATGTTCAGCCCGGGTTTCGAACCCCTGCGGCGCCAGGTAGCGATTCGCATGCGTGACGCGGGAGTGGTGGTCGATCCTTCGGAAGTGGTCATCACCCATGGCTGTGTCGACGCGCTGCAAATGTCGCTACGGGTCCTGACCCGCCCAGGCGACCTGATCGCTGCCGAGTCGCCGACCTACTACGGCTTGCTGCAACTGGCTGACCTGCTTGGGCTCAAGGTCATCGAGATTCCCAGCGACCCCTCCACCGGCATGAGCCTGGAAGCCTTGCAACTGGCTGCCAACCAATGGTCGATCAAGGCACTGGTATTGACGACGCGCCTGAGCAACCCGCTGGGCGGCACCATGCCGGAAGAGCGCCAGAAACAGCTTCTGCGCCTGGCGTCGGATTTCGATATCCAGGTGGTCGAGGACGATATCTACGGCGAGCTGATGTTCGAGGTCGGACGTACCAAGGCCCTCAAGGCCTACGATCGCCTGGATCGGGTGATCTACTGTTCCAGTTTCTCCAAGACGTTGTCACCCGGAGTGCGCATTGGCTGGATGATTGCCGGCAAGTACCAGCAGGAGATCCAGCGCCTGCAGACCTTCAGCACGCATTCGGCGTGCAGCGTCACTCAGATGGCGGTTGCGGCCTATCTGGAGAACGGTGGTTATGACCGGCACCTGCGTTTTATCCGCCAGGAGTACCGCAAGAACCTCAGCGCTTTCCAGTTGGCGGTCCAGCAGTATTTCCCCGAGGGAACGCAAATTACCCGGCCTACTGGCGGTTTCATCCTGTGGGTCAGCTTGCCGGGGCGGGTCAACACCCAGGAACTGCATGTGCGTGCCTTGCAACAAGGCATCAGCATTGCTCCGGGGCTGATCTTCAGTAACACCGAGCAGTTCAACCACTGTGTGCGCCTTAACTGCGGCACGCCATGGAATCGTGAAGCCGAGCGAGCGCTGATGACTTTGGGAATGCTTGCCAGCCAGTTGTGCCAGGAGGCCACTGGCGCGTTCTGA
- a CDS encoding translation initiation factor 2 translates to MKAFFTAIWLCACLLGGAVLPVQAAPVADKPRAGQAHPSKSASTRKTPAPKAPASKPKSGKQSPATSKGKWAYQDIKTPLVSPKVDLSLPPEMVKHLQPIGSTPLPKHTPLLPPMFGEKPKESSPFQLNGRLLSNEMQLQLRRDERRDIEGAALDFEFKQ, encoded by the coding sequence ATGAAAGCCTTTTTTACTGCCATCTGGTTATGTGCCTGTCTGTTGGGGGGGGCCGTGTTGCCCGTCCAGGCGGCGCCGGTTGCAGATAAGCCGCGGGCCGGCCAGGCGCATCCGAGCAAGTCGGCCAGCACCAGGAAGACTCCAGCGCCCAAGGCGCCGGCGAGCAAGCCCAAAAGCGGCAAGCAATCACCCGCTACCAGCAAGGGCAAGTGGGCCTATCAAGATATCAAGACCCCACTGGTCAGCCCCAAGGTCGACCTGAGCCTGCCACCGGAAATGGTCAAGCACCTGCAACCCATTGGCAGTACTCCATTGCCCAAGCACACGCCGTTGTTGCCACCGATGTTTGGTGAGAAACCCAAGGAAAGCAGTCCATTCCAACTCAACGGGCGTTTGCTCAGCAACGAAATGCAATTGCAGTTGCGCAGGGACGAGCGCCGTGACATCGAGGGCGCTGCCCTGGATTTCGAGTTCAAGCAATAA
- a CDS encoding YkgJ family cysteine cluster protein has protein sequence MNCREGCGACCIAPSISTPMPGMPNGKPAGERCLHLSVEHLCNLFGLPERPAVCGAFQADPEVCGESREEAIRLIGWWEQVTAA, from the coding sequence ATGAACTGCCGTGAAGGTTGTGGCGCTTGCTGCATTGCCCCTTCCATCAGTACCCCAATGCCCGGCATGCCCAATGGCAAGCCGGCCGGGGAACGTTGCCTGCATCTTTCCGTCGAACACCTGTGCAACCTTTTCGGCTTGCCTGAGCGGCCGGCGGTGTGTGGGGCGTTCCAGGCAGATCCTGAGGTTTGTGGCGAAAGCCGTGAAGAAGCCATCCGCCTGATCGGTTGGTGGGAGCAAGTGACAGCGGCTTAG
- a CDS encoding START domain-containing protein — translation MGSLHRIAVLCGLTVLLSATAQAEDWQTAKDEDGIKVSLSEVAGSKYKAYRGVTTMKTSIAKLRALQEDVAGACSWIHECKTQKLLKHEGDQSWTYTQFNTPWPVTARDSVLHITTSEGADGSLTRKLEGVPTYIPEEKGFVRVAQVEGYWKFVPKGADQVEVTYQVHTEPGGSVPSWLANKFVVDAPFNTLKALKARAEKP, via the coding sequence ATGGGTTCGCTGCATCGAATTGCTGTGCTCTGTGGGTTAACCGTGCTGTTGTCGGCAACGGCCCAGGCCGAAGACTGGCAAACGGCCAAGGATGAAGACGGCATCAAGGTCTCTTTGAGTGAAGTGGCCGGTTCCAAATACAAGGCCTATCGTGGGGTCACCACCATGAAGACCAGCATCGCCAAGCTCCGTGCGCTGCAGGAAGACGTGGCCGGTGCCTGCTCTTGGATCCACGAATGCAAGACTCAGAAGCTGCTCAAGCACGAGGGCGATCAAAGCTGGACCTACACCCAGTTCAATACCCCTTGGCCGGTCACCGCTCGTGACTCGGTCCTGCACATCACCACCAGCGAGGGTGCCGACGGCAGCCTGACCCGCAAGCTCGAAGGTGTGCCGACCTATATTCCGGAAGAAAAAGGCTTCGTGCGCGTGGCCCAGGTCGAGGGTTACTGGAAGTTCGTGCCCAAGGGCGCCGATCAGGTCGAGGTGACCTATCAGGTCCATACCGAGCCTGGAGGCAGCGTGCCTTCCTGGCTGGCCAACAAGTTCGTGGTCGATGCTCCTTTCAATACCCTGAAGGCATTGAAGGCTCGTGCTGAAAAGCCCTGA
- a CDS encoding ribonuclease E inhibitor RraB, protein MSTAFQEDLSSSVLRRMKEGGFDFSRFHPIEFYAIFPDEERARRAAGHFRGESLNAQVSVRDDGAWYLELSKVMYATYGGIGDFEQDFEAVVEPLGGIIEGWGVKHEIRGRLV, encoded by the coding sequence ATGAGCACAGCCTTTCAAGAAGATCTCAGCAGCAGCGTGCTGCGCCGCATGAAAGAAGGCGGCTTTGATTTTTCACGATTCCATCCCATCGAGTTCTACGCCATTTTCCCGGATGAGGAGCGGGCACGCAGGGCGGCAGGACATTTTCGCGGTGAATCCTTGAATGCCCAGGTCAGCGTGCGTGACGACGGTGCCTGGTACCTGGAACTGAGCAAGGTGATGTACGCCACCTATGGTGGCATCGGCGATTTCGAGCAGGATTTCGAAGCTGTGGTCGAGCCTCTGGGCGGCATCATTGAAGGCTGGGGGGTGAAGCACGAGATCCGCGGGCGACTGGTTTAG
- a CDS encoding c-type cytochrome has translation MPLHAAQLLIDLGSGSRTWQTEELLQHPAAQDITIKDDVSYKRDMAYRAVPLASLLKDLKAEDHLQAVALDGFAAELNAAPLLNRHGARAWLAIEDPAKPWPALAAGKLGAGPFYLVWTDPAAGHISPEQWPFQVARIQRLAPVAERFPALLPAPGLAADDPVNQGFALFQKNCLACHRLNGAGDAQFGPDLNIPYNPTEYFNPGFLKRYIRDPQGLRRWPQAKMPGFSASVLPDAELELLLGYLKHMAGRKQIP, from the coding sequence ATGCCCCTGCATGCTGCCCAACTCCTGATCGACCTGGGCTCCGGCAGCCGCACCTGGCAAACCGAAGAGCTGCTCCAGCACCCCGCAGCCCAGGACATCACCATCAAGGATGATGTCTCCTACAAGCGCGACATGGCCTACCGGGCAGTTCCCCTGGCGAGCCTGCTCAAGGACCTGAAGGCCGAGGATCATCTACAGGCCGTGGCCCTGGATGGCTTTGCCGCCGAACTGAATGCCGCGCCCTTGCTCAACCGCCATGGAGCCCGGGCCTGGCTCGCCATCGAGGACCCGGCCAAGCCCTGGCCGGCCCTGGCGGCAGGCAAGCTTGGCGCCGGGCCTTTCTACCTGGTCTGGACCGACCCCGCTGCCGGGCACATCAGCCCCGAGCAGTGGCCGTTCCAGGTGGCACGCATCCAGCGCCTGGCACCGGTGGCCGAACGCTTCCCGGCCCTGCTGCCAGCCCCTGGACTGGCGGCCGACGACCCGGTCAACCAGGGGTTCGCACTGTTCCAGAAGAACTGCCTGGCCTGCCATCGCCTCAATGGCGCCGGCGATGCGCAGTTCGGCCCGGACCTGAATATTCCCTACAACCCCACCGAGTACTTCAACCCAGGTTTCCTCAAGCGCTATATCCGCGATCCCCAGGGCCTGAGGCGCTGGCCCCAGGCCAAAATGCCAGGGTTCAGTGCCAGCGTCCTGCCCGATGCAGAGCTGGAGTTATTGCTGGGCTACCTGAAGCACATGGCCGGACGCAAGCAAATCCCCTGA
- a CDS encoding rhodanese-like domain-containing protein, whose translation MRHWIAFAALLSAFNAHAGIIDVNRAVDEINDGALILDLRNDSDFAAGNLHNSLQVNLELEDGTGISAEGLAYQLRKVVLDPNATVVIYSDTNQHALEAEDTLIKHGYFGIVNGGNYDELRDALFDHVSRPDDVLPGNEPTDDDPTAIN comes from the coding sequence ATGCGCCATTGGATTGCATTTGCCGCGCTCTTGAGCGCCTTCAACGCCCACGCCGGGATCATCGACGTCAACCGCGCGGTGGATGAAATCAATGACGGCGCGCTGATCCTGGACCTGCGCAACGACAGCGACTTCGCCGCAGGCAACCTGCACAACTCCTTGCAGGTCAACCTCGAACTGGAGGACGGCACCGGCATCAGCGCCGAAGGCCTGGCCTACCAACTGCGCAAGGTGGTACTGGACCCCAACGCTACCGTGGTGATCTACAGCGATACCAACCAGCATGCCCTTGAGGCCGAAGACACGCTGATCAAGCACGGTTATTTCGGTATCGTGAACGGCGGCAACTACGATGAACTCCGGGACGCCCTGTTCGACCATGTGTCGCGACCAGATGACGTGCTGCCCGGCAACGAACCCACTGACGACGATCCCACGGCCATCAATTGA